Below is a genomic region from Sphingopyxis terrae subsp. terrae NBRC 15098.
TCGGCCACACGGTCTGGCTCGGCTGGCTGATGATCGCGGCGCTGGTCTATTCGATCGTCCCGCCGATCATCCTCGGCCGGATCAAGCAGCCCGTTGCCGAACGCATCAAGGACAAGGTGCTGCACACCGACGCGCTGATGCAAAAGGCCGATTGGCAGACCGGGCTGGCGGGCATCGCGGGCATCGTCGGCATCGGTCTCGGCTGGTGGTGGGCCGATGCGACGGCAGCGCTGTTCATCGCGCTGTCGATCGTCAAGGACGCGATCGGCGCGCTCGATCAGGCGGTCGCCGAACTGCTCGACGGGACGCCGCGCAAACTGGCCTCGAACGAACTGTCAGACGATGCCGAGGATCTGATCGCGGCGCTCAAGTCCCGCTATGGCGATGTCAGCGTGCGGCTGCGCGAAACCGGCCGCTATATCGATGCCGAGGTCGATTGCCCCTCGCCCGCCGACGTGCCGACCGCCGCCGACCTGATGGGCGACGACGCGGCGTGGCGCCTCGCCAGCCTGAGCTTCCGTCCCGAACCGAGCGATCCGCCCGCCTGATCAGAGGCGCTTCGCCGCCTCGATCGCGATGGCGAGCGAGCGCTTGCGGGCGGCATGGTCGTACATCGACGACGCGACGATCACCTCGTCGGCGCCGGTGCGCGCGGCAAAACTCTCTAGGCCCGCGGCG
It encodes:
- a CDS encoding cation diffusion facilitator family transporter, which codes for MTVHGGIDPVIAADVRRGERLEWWTLFWMSSVIVLMWLTMGASQAMKSAVIEDFLSLVPAIVFLLAARWERRDPNRRFPFGYRRGNSLAFLIAATALLSVGAFLSYESITTLIRREHPTVGGVTLFGHTVWLGWLMIAALVYSIVPPIILGRIKQPVAERIKDKVLHTDALMQKADWQTGLAGIAGIVGIGLGWWWADATAALFIALSIVKDAIGALDQAVAELLDGTPRKLASNELSDDAEDLIAALKSRYGDVSVRLRETGRYIDAEVDCPSPADVPTAADLMGDDAAWRLASLSFRPEPSDPPA